The following proteins are co-located in the Camelina sativa cultivar DH55 chromosome 12, Cs, whole genome shotgun sequence genome:
- the LOC104729807 gene encoding aldehyde dehydrogenase family 3 member I1, chloroplastic, whose amino-acid sequence MTKLLEMNHTLCFATRTRLNVAATSPFVLSAGDGRGYCSKTTCLPYRLKFTCYATLSAVVKEHNTSGFNGKEAALLVDELRNNFNTGRTKSYEWRISQLQNISRMLDEKEKCITEALYQDLSKPELEAFLAEISNTKTSCTLAIKELKNWMTPETVETSVTTFPSSAQIVSEPLGVVLVISAWNFPFLLSVEPVIGAISAGNAVVLKPSEIAPATSALLAKLFSEYLDKTTIRVIEGGVPETTALLDQKWDKIFFTGGARVARIIMAAAARNLTPVVLELGGKCPALVDSDVNLQVAARRIIAGKWACNNGQACIGVDYVITTKDFALKLIDALKTELNTFFGETPLESKDLSRIVNSFHFRRLESMLKENGVANKIVHGGQTIEEKLKISPTIVVDVPEASSIMQEEIFGPLLPIVTVEKIEDGFQVIRSKPKPLAAYLFTNNKELQEQFVQGVSAGGISINDTVLHVTLKDLPFGGVGESGIGAYHGKFSYETFSHKKGVLYRSFSGDADLRYPPYTQKKKMVLKALLSSNIFAAIWAFFGFSQDSS is encoded by the exons ATGACAAAGCTTCTAGAGATGAATCATACCCTTTGTTTTGCCACTCGTACCAG ATTAAACGTAGCAGCAACTTCACCCTTTGTGTTATCTGCTGGTGATGGTAGAGGATATTGCAGCAAAACTACTTGCTTACCTTATCGCTTGAAATT TACTTGCTATGCAACACTATCTGCGGTTGTAAAGGAGCACAACACATCAGGTTTTAATGGGAAAGAAGCAGCTTTGCTTGTAGATGAGCTGAGAAACAACTTCAACACTGGGAGAACAAAGAGCTACGAGTGGAGAATCTCTCAGCTTCAAAACATTTCCAGGATGCTTGACGAGAAGGAGAAATGCATCACCGAAGCTTTGTATCAAGATCTTTCCAAACCTGAGCTTGAAGCTTTTCTAGCTGAG ATTTCGAATACAAAGACATCATGTACGCTTGCAATCAAAGAGTTGAAGAACTGGATGACTCCAGAAACG GTCGAAACTTCTGTGACAACATTTCCCTCGTCTGCACAAATTGTCTCAGAACCACTTGGAGTTGTTTTGGTTATCTCAGCCTGGAATTTCCCTTTCT TATTGTCTGTTGAGCCAGTCATTGGAGCTATTTCAGCTGGTAATGCGGTTGTGCTAAAACCTTCTGAAATTGCTCCAGCAACATCTGCTCTTTTAGCAAAGTTGTTCAGTGAATACTTGGACAAAACAACAATCAGAGTTATCGAAGGAGGAGTCCCTGAAACTACGGCACTACTGGATCAAAAATGGGACAAGATATTCTTCACTG GTGGAGCAAGAGTTGCTCGCATTATAATGGCTGCAGCTGCGAGGAATCTTACTCCAGTGGTTCTAGAACTTGGTGGAAAATGCCCAGCTCTTGTTGATTCAGATGTTAATCTACAA GTGGCTGCTAGGAGGATTATCGCAGGGAAATGGGCTTGTAACAATGGACAGGCTTGCATTGGCGTCGATTACGTGATCACAACAAAGGATTTTGCATTGAAATTG ATAGATGCTCTGAAGACTGAACTGAATACATTTTTTGGGGAAACACCATTAGAATCAAAGGACCTGTCACGGATTGTGAACTCTTTCCACTTCAGACGGTTGGAGAGTATGTTAAAAGAGAATGGAGTCGCCAACAAAATTGTTCATGGAGGCCAAACGATCGAAGAGAAGCT AAAAATATCTCCAACGATAGTAGTGGATGTGCCGGAAGCATCTTCCATAATGCAAGAAGAGATATTTGGACCATTACTTCCTATAGTTACCGTTGAAAAGATTGAAGATGGCTTTCAGGTTATACGTTCAAAGCCAAAGCCTTTAGCAGCGTATctcttcacaaacaacaaagagtTGCAGGAACAATTCGTGCAGGGTGTGTCTGCAGGAGGAATTAGCATCAATGACACCGTCTTACAC GTAACTCTAAAAGATCTACCATTTGGAGGGGTCGGGGAGAGCGGGATCGGGGCTTACCATGGGAAATTCTCGTATGAGACGTTTAGCCACAAGAAAGGTGTTCTTTACCGAAGCTTTTCCGGGGATGCGGATCTTAGATATCCTCCTTACacacagaaaaagaagatggtGCTGAAGGCTTTGCTCTCTTCAAACATATTTGCTGCCATTTGGGCTTTCTTTGGGTTCTCTCAAGACTCATCATGA
- the LOC104729808 gene encoding cinnamyl alcohol dehydrogenase 5 has translation MGVMEAERKTTGWAARDPSGILSPYTYTLRETGAEDVRIRIICCGICHTDLHQTKNDLGMSNYPMVPGHEVVGEVVEVGSDVSKFTVGDIVGVGCLVGCCGGCSPCERDLEQYCPKKIWSYNDVYIDGQPTQGGFAKATVVHQKFVVKIPEGMAVEQAAPLLCAGVTVYSPLSHFGLKRPGLRGGILGLGGVGHMGVKIAKAMGHHVTVISSSNKKREEALQDLGADNYVIGSDQAKMSELADSLDYVIDTVPVHHALEPYLSLLKLDGKLILMGVINNPLQFLTPLLMLGRKVITGSFIGSMKETEEMLEFCKEKGLSSMIEVVKMDYVNTAFERLEKNDVRYRFVVDVEGSKLDA, from the exons ATGGGAGTAATGGAGGCTGAGAGGAAAACAACTGGCTGGGCTGCCAGAGACCCATCTGGGATTCTCTCTCCATACACTTACACTCTCAG AGAGACTGGAGCAGAGGATGTACGCATAAGAATCATTTGTTGTGGAATCTGTCATACTGATCTTCATCAAACCAAAAATGATCTCGGCATGTCTAACTACCCCATGGTTCCTGG GCATGAGGTTGTAGGAGAAGTAGTTGAGGTGGGATCAGATGTGAGCAAGTTCACCGTAGGGGATATAGTCGGTGTTGGTTGTCTCGTTGGATGTTGTGGAGGTTGTAGCCCCTGTGAGAGAGATCTGGAACAGTACTGTCCCAAGAAGATTTGGAGCTACAATGATGTTTACATCGATGGTCAGCCCACACAAGGCGGCTTCGCTAAAGCCACCGTCGTTCACCAAAa ATTTGTGGTGAAGATTCCAGAAGGAATGGCGGTTGAGCAGGCTGCTCCGCTACTATGCGCTGGTGTGACAGTGTACAGTCCACTGAGCCACTTCGGTCTGAAACGACCAGGCCTAAGAGGAGGCATACTAGGGTTAGGTGGGGTTGGTCACATGGGTGTGAAAATAGCCAAAGCAATGGGTCACCATGTGACGGTCATTAGCTCATCaaacaagaagagagaagaggctCTGCAAGATCTTGGAGCCGATAATTACGTGATTGGATCCGACCAAGCGAAGATGAGCGAATTGGCTGATTCCTTGGATTACGTTATTGACACGGTTCCCGTTCATCACGCACTTGAGCCTTATCTGTCTCTGCTTAAGCTTGATGGGAAGCTCATTCTCATGGGAGTCATCAACAATCCTTTGCAATTTCTCACTCCTCTGCTTATGCTTG GGAGGAAAGTGATTACCGGGAGTTTCATAGGGAGCATGAAAGAGACAGAGGAGATGCTTGAGTTCTGTAAGGAAAAGGGTTTGAGTTCAATGATAGAAGTTGTGAAGATGGATTATGTTAACACTGCGTTTGAAAGACTCGAGAAGAACGATGTGCGTTACAGGTTCGTCGTTGATGTCGAAGGAAGCAAACTCGACGCTTGA
- the LOC104729809 gene encoding receptor protein kinase-like protein At4g34220 yields MTSNRSNLLFSLVLFHLLLVPTQLQSLNTDGVLLLAFKYSILSDPLSVLRNWNYEDASPCLWTGVTCMELGKPNTPDTLRVTSLALPNKNLSGSVTPDLFFLPHLRILDLSTNFFNGSLPDSLFNATELQNISLGSNNLSGDLPKSINTVINLQLLNLSANAFTGKVPPTLSLLKNLTVISLTKNSFSGDIPSGFEAAQVLDLSSNLLNGSLPKDLGGKSVHYLNVSYNKVLGEIPPSFAEKFPANATVDLSFNNLTGPIPTSPSLLNQKAESFSGNQELCGEPLKTLCSIPSTLSNPPNNSETTSPAIAVKPRSSPPKDPLTESPNQTAKSKLKPSTIAAITVGDIAGLAIIGLLVLYVYQVRKRRRYPESSRFSFFKFCLEKNESKKSNHHQTQSTAEVTVTDSPDAKAACGSCIILTGGRYEETSTSESDVENQHTVEAFSRTDGGRLKQSPQTQLVTVDGETRLDLDTLLKASAYILGTTGTGIVYKAVLENGTAFAVRRIETECCAAAKLKEFEREIRAIAKLRHPNLVRIRGFCWGDDEKLLISDYVSNTSLLCFFSASKASSSSSSSSLQNPLSFEARLKIARGMARGLCYINEKKHVHGNMKPNNILLNAENEPIITDLGLDRLMTPARESQITGPTPYQPPEWSTSQKPNPKWDVYSFGVILLELLTGKVFSVDQDIDQFSNLSGSETEEKGRFMRLIDGPIRSDVSRHEDAAIVCFRLGIECVSSLPQKRPSMKEVVQVLEKVSL; encoded by the exons ATGACTTCCAATAGAAGCAATCTCCTGTTCTCATTAGTCCTCTTCCACCTTCTTCTTGTCCCCACACAACTCCAATCTCTTAACACTGATGGTGTTCTTCTGCTTGCTTTCAAATACTCCATCCTCAGTGACCCTCTCTCTGTTCTACGCAACTGGAACTATGAAGATGCATCACCATGCTTGTGGACAGGTGTCACCTGCATGGAGCTTGGGAAACCTAACACTCCAGACACGCTCCGAGTTACAAGCTTGGCACTTCCAAACAAAAACCTGTCGGGTTCCGTCACTCCCGACTTGTTCTTTCTGCCGCATCTAAGGATCTTGGATCTGTCCACCAATTTCTTCAACGGGTCACTCCCTGACTCGCTCTTCAACGCCACTGAGCTTCAGAATATCTCCCTTGGAAGCAACAATCTCTCTGGTGATTTGCCCAAGAGTATCAACACTGTGATTAATCTCCAGCTCTTGAATCTCTCAGCTAACGCATTTACTGGAAAAGTTCCTCCCACCCTCTCACTTCTGAAGAATCTAACGGTCATTTCCTTGACAAAGAACTCATTCTCAGGTGATATCCCAAGTGGTTTCGAAGCAGCACAGGTTCTTGATCTTTCCTCAAATCTTCTCAACGGCTCTCTTCCCAAAGATTTGGGAGGCAAAAGCGTGCATTACTTGAACGTATCATACAACAAAGTCTTGGGAGAGATTCCACCAAGTTTTGCAGAGAAGTTTCCAGCAAATGCCACAGTCGATCTCTCCTTTAACAACCTCACAGGCCCAATACCTACTTCCCCTTCTTTACTTAATCAAAAGGCAGAATCTTTCTCTGGTAACCAAGAGCTGTGTGGAGAGCCATTGAAGACTCTTTGTTCAATCCCTTCTACTCTTTCCAACCCTCCAAATAACTCTGAAACTACTTCACCTGCAATAGCAGTTAAACCAAGAAGCTCACCTCCAAAGGACCCTCTAACAGAATCACCAAACCAGACAGCAAAAAGCAAGCTAAAGCCAAGCACCATTGCCGCAATCACAGTTGGAGATATAGCTGGTTTAGCTATCATTGGTCTACTTGTGCTCTATGTATACCAGGTCAGAAAACGCAGAAGGTATCCAGAATCCAGCAGATTCAGTTTCTTTAAGTTCTGTCTGGAGAAAAACGAATCCAAGAAATCTAATCACCACCAAACGCAAAGCACCGCGGAGGTCACAGTTACAGATTCACCAGATGCAAAAGCGGCATGCGGTTCATGCATAATCTTGACCGGAGGAAGGTATGAAGAGACATCGACATCAGAGAGCGACGTAGAGAATCAGCACACCGTTGAGGCATTTAGTCGAACAGATGGTGGGCGACTAAAACAGAGTCCTCAAACTCAATTGGTTACAGTCGACGGTGAGACTCGGCTAGATCTAGATACTCTACTAAAAGCATCAGCTTACATATTGGGAACTACCGGAACCGGAATCGTTTACAAGGCGGTGTTGGAGAACGGCACGGCGTTCGCGGTGAGGCGGATCGAGACTGAGTGTTGTGCGGCGGCGAAACTCAAGGAGTTTGAGCGGGAGATTCGTGCAATTGCTAAGCTTCGACACCCAAATCTCGTCAGAATACGTGGGTTTTGCTGGGGAGACGACGAGAAGCTTCTAATCTCCGACTACGTTTCCAATACCagcctcctctgtttcttctccgcCA GTAAGGCAAGCTCAAGCTCGTCGTCTTCGTCATTACAAAACCCTCTTAGTTTCGAGGCACGGCTCAAGATAGCAAGAGGAATGGCTCGAGGGCTATGTTACATCAACGAGAAGAAACACGTGCATGGTAACATGAAGCCCAATAACATTCTCTTGAACGCTGAGAATGAGCCCATCATCACCGATCTAGGGCTAGACCGCCTCATGACACCGGCGCGTGAATCTCAAATCACTGGACCAACACCGTACCAGCCACCGGAATGGTCAACGAGccagaaaccaaaccctaaatGGGACGTTTATTCATTCGGCGTCATTCTCTTGGAACTTCTCACAGGGAAAGTGTTTTCGGTGGATCAAGATATAGATCAGTTCTCAAACTTATCCGGTTCTGAAACGGAAGAGAAAGGCCGGTTCATGAGATTGATTGACGGTCCAATCAGAAGCGATGTGTCTCGCCACGAGGATGCTGCAATCGTGTGCTTTAGGTTAGGGATTGAATGTGTCTCTTCCTTGCCTCAGAAGCGACCGTCTATGAAAGAAGTGGTGCAAGTGTTGGAGAAAGTGAGCCTTTAA
- the LOC104729810 gene encoding probable carbohydrate esterase At4g34215: MEGGSTTSGEDKPESQSRITPTQIFILSGQSNMAGRGGVVKDHHHNRWVWDKTVPPECAPNSSILRLSADLRWEEAHEPLHVDIDTGKVCGVGPGMAFANAVRKRLETDSAVIGLVPCASGGTAIKEWVRGSHLYERMVKRTRESMKRGGKIKAVLWYQGESDVSNIDDAESYGSNMDRLIKNLRHDLNLPSLPIIQVAIASGGGYIDKVREAQLGLKLSNVVCVDAKGLPLKPDNLHLTTEAQVQLGLSLAKAYLANFG; this comes from the exons ATGGAAGGAGGATCTACCACTTCCGGCGAAGATAAACCGGAGAGCCAGTCTCGAATAACGCCGACTCAGATCTTTATTCTCTCCGGGCAAAGCAATATGGCTGGACGCGGCGGTGTCGTCAAAGACCACCACCACAACCGCTGGGTATGGGATAAAACCGTCCCACCGGAATGTGCACCAAACTCATCAATCCTCCGGCTGAGCGCAGATCTCAGGTGGGAAGAAGCGCACGAGCCACTCCACGTTGACATCGACACAGGTAAAGTGTGTGGAGTAGGTCCAGGGATGGCGTTCGCGAACGCGGTGAGGAAGCGGTTGGAGACAGATTCGGCAGTGATCGGATTGGTTCCGTGCGCATCAGGTGGAACGGCGATAAAAGAATGGGTGCGTGGGAGTCACTTGTACGAGAGGATGGTTAAGAGGACGAGAGAGAGCATGAAACGCGGCGGAAAGATCAAGGCGGTGCTTTGGTATCAGGGTGAGAGTGACGTGTCGAACATCGATGACGCTGAGAGCTACGGGAGCAATATGGACCGTTTGATTAAGAACCTTCGTCATGATCTCAACCTCCCTTCTCTTCCCATTATTCAG GTAGCAATAGCATCGGGAGGAGGATACATAGATAAGGTGAGAGAAGCACAGTTGGGTCTGAAACTTTCGAACGTGGTCTGTGTAGATGCCAAGGGATTGCCGCTAAAGCCCGACAATCTTCACTTAACCACCGAGGCTCAAGTCCAGCTTGGTCTCTCCTTAGCAAAAGCTTACCTTGCCAACTTCGGCTAG
- the LOC104729812 gene encoding D-3-phosphoglycerate dehydrogenase 1, chloroplastic isoform X2, whose product MSIAAAAAAASSISVATNSFKNVTLSSRSPLPSAISVAFPNRGRNTLRRRFVLISCTAGDGSKPTILVAEKLGDAGLKLLEAFANVDCSYNLTPEELNTKISLCDALIVRSGTKVDRAVFESSRGRLKVVGRAGVGIDNVDLSAATEFGCLVVNAPTANTIAAAEHGIALMAAMARNVAQSDASVKAGEWKRNKYVGVSLVGKTLAVLGFGKVGTEVARRAKGLGMRVIAHDPYAPADRAHAIGVDLVSFDEALATADFISLHMPLTPTTSKILNDETFAKMKKGVRIVNVARGGVIDEDALVRALDAGIVAQAALDVFTKEPPAKDSKLVQHERVTVTPHLGASTMEAQEGVAIEIAEAVVGALNGELAATAVNAPMVSAEVLTELKPYVVLAEKLGRLAVQLVAGGSGVKNVKITYASARATDDLDTRLLRAMITKGIIEPISDVYVNLVNADFTAKQRGLRLSEERFLLDGSPESPLETITVQLGNVESKFASSLSESGEVKVEGRVKDGVPHLTKVGSFEVDVTLEGSIILCRQVDQPGMIGTVGSILGESNVNVNFMSVGRIAPRKQAIMAIGVDDQPSKDTLKKIGEIPAVEEFVFLKL is encoded by the exons ATGTCAatcgccgccgccgccgccgcagcTTCCTCGATCTCAGTCGCCACCAATTCTTTCAAGAACGTGACTCTCTCCTCCAGATCGCCTCTCCCATCCGCGATCTCCGTCGCTTTCCCTAACCGTGGACGCAATACTCTTCGCCGGCGATTCGTTCTCATTTCGTGCACCGCTGGAGATGGATCTAAGCCTACGATCCTTGTTGCTGAGAAGCTCGGTGACGCTGGTTTAAAGCTTTTGGAGGCTTTCGCTAATGTCGACTGTTCGTATAACTTGACTCCCGAGGAACTCAACACTAAGATCTCGCTCTGTGATGCGTTGATCGTGAGGAGTGGCACTAAGGTTGACCGTGCGGTGTTCGAGTCGTCTCGCGGACGGTTGAAGGTTGTTGGACGCGCTGGTGTTGGGATCGACAACGTGGATCTGAGTGCAGCGACTGAGTTTGGTTGTTTGGTTGTCAACGCCCCGACGGCTAACACCATCGCTGCTGCTGAGCACGGAATCGCTCTTATGGCCGCTATGGCTAGGAACGTAGCTCAATCTGATGCTTCTGTTAAGGCTG GAGAGTGGAAGAGGAACAAGTATGTGGGGGTTTCACTTGTGGGCAAGACTCTTGCAGTGTTGGGATTCGGGAAAGTTGGGACGGAAGTTGCTAGACGTGCCAAGGGTCTTGGTATGCGTGTTATTGCTCATGATCCCTATGCCCCAGCAGACCGTGCACACGCCATTGGTGTTGATTTAGTGAGCTTTGATGAAGCCCTCGCCACCGCTGACTTTATTTCTCTTCACATGCCACTTACGCCAACAACGTCGAAGATACTAAACGACGAGACCTTTGCCAAAATGAAGAAGGGAGTTCGTATTGTCAATGTTGCTCGTGGGGGTGTTATTGACGAAGACGCGTTAGTGAGAGCTTTGGATGCTGGCATCGTTGCTCAGGCTGCACTTGATGTTTTCACAAAAGAGCCACCGGCTAAAGACAGCAAGCTCGTGCAGCACGAGAGGGTTACTGTGACACCTCATCTTGGAGCCAGTACCATGGAGGCTCAG GAAGGAGTTGCCATTGAAATTGCTGAAGCTGTTGTTGGAGCTCTGAATGGAGAGCTTGCTGCTACTGCAGTCAATGCACCTATGGTTTCTGCTGAG GTTCTAACCGAGTTGAAACCATATGTGGTTCTAGCCGAGAAACTAGGAAGACTGGCAGTGCAATTGGTGGCCGGAGGAAGCGGTGTGAAAAACGTGAAAATCACATACGCCTCAGCAAGAGCCACTGACGATCTTGACACCAGACTTCTAAGAGCCATGATCACCAAGGGAATCATCGAGCCAATCTCTGACGTATATGTCAACTTGGTCAACGCTGATTTCACAGCCAAGCAGAGAGGTCTCAGACTCTCAGAGGAACGTTTTCTCTTGGATGGTTCACCAGAGAGCCCCTTGGAGACAATAACTGTCCAGCTAGGCAACGTGGAGTCCAAATTCGCCAGTTCATTGTCTGAATCAGGAGAGGTGAAAGTGGAAGGAAGGGTTAAAGACGGAGTCCCACATTTGACAAAGGTTGGATCGTTTGAGGTAGATGTGACTCTTGAAGGTAGTATCATATTGTGCAGGCAGGTGGATCAACCTGGTATGATTGGAACAGTCGGAAGCATCCTGGGAGAGTCTAACGTCAACGTTAACTTCATGAGCGTTGGGAGAATCGCACCGAGGAAGCAAGCGATTATGGCGATTGGAGTAGATGACCAACCAAGCAAGGATACACTAAAGAAGATTGGAGAAATCCCAGCGGTTGAGGAATTCGTTTTCCTCAAGCTCtag
- the LOC104729812 gene encoding D-3-phosphoglycerate dehydrogenase 1, chloroplastic isoform X1 gives MSIAAAAAAASSISVATNSFKNVTLSSRSPLPSAISVAFPNRGRNTLRRRFVLISCTAGDGSKPTILVAEKLGDAGLKLLEAFANVDCSYNLTPEELNTKISLCDALIVRSGTKVDRAVFESSRGRLKVVGRAGVGIDNVDLSAATEFGCLVVNAPTANTIAAAEHGIALMAAMARNVAQSDASVKAGEWKRNKYVGVSLVGKTLAVLGFGKVGTEVARRAKGLGMRVIAHDPYAPADRAHAIGVDLVSFDEALATADFISLHMPLTPTTSKILNDETFAKMKKGVRIVNVARGGVIDEDALVRALDAGIVAQAALDVFTKEPPAKDSKLVQHERVTVTPHLGASTMEAQEGVAIEIAEAVVGALNGELAATAVNAPMVSAEVLTELKPYVVLAEKLGRLAVQLVAGGSGVKNVKITYASARATDDLDTRLLRAMITKGIIEPISDVYVNLVNADFTAKQRGLRLSEERFLLDGSPESPLETITVQLGNVESKFASSLSESGEVKVEGRVKDGVPHLTKVGSFEVDVTLEGSIILCRQVDQPGMIGTVGSILGESNVNVNFMSVGRIAPRKQAIMAIGVDDQPSKDTLKKIGEIPAVEEFVFLKL, from the exons ATGTCAatcgccgccgccgccgccgcagcTTCCTCGATCTCAGTCGCCACCAATTCTTTCAAGAACGTGACTCTCTCCTCCAGATCGCCTCTCCCATCCGCGATCTCCGTCGCTTTCCCTAACCGTGGACGCAATACTCTTCGCCGGCGATTCGTTCTCATTTCGTGCACCGCTGGAGATGGATCTAAGCCTACGATCCTTGTTGCTGAGAAGCTCGGTGACGCTGGTTTAAAGCTTTTGGAGGCTTTCGCTAATGTCGACTGTTCGTATAACTTGACTCCCGAGGAACTCAACACTAAGATCTCGCTCTGTGATGCGTTGATCGTGAGGAGTGGCACTAAGGTTGACCGTGCGGTGTTCGAGTCGTCTCGCGGACGGTTGAAGGTTGTTGGACGCGCTGGTGTTGGGATCGACAACGTGGATCTGAGTGCAGCGACTGAGTTTGGTTGTTTGGTTGTCAACGCCCCGACGGCTAACACCATCGCTGCTGCTGAGCACGGAATCGCTCTTATGGCCGCTATGGCTAGGAACGTAGCTCAATCTGATGCTTCTGTTAAGGCTG GAGAGTGGAAGAGGAACAAGTATGTGGGGGTTTCACTTGTGGGCAAGACTCTTGCAGTGTTGGGATTCGGGAAAGTTGGGACGGAAGTTGCTAGACGTGCCAAGGGTCTTGGTATGCGTGTTATTGCTCATGATCCCTATGCCCCAGCAGACCGTGCACACGCCATTGGTGTTGATTTAGTGAGCTTTGATGAAGCCCTCGCCACCGCTGACTTTATTTCTCTTCACATGCCACTTACGCCAACAACGTCGAAGATACTAAACGACGAGACCTTTGCCAAAATGAAGAAGGGAGTTCGTATTGTCAATGTTGCTCGTGGGGGTGTTATTGACGAAGACGCGTTAGTGAGAGCTTTGGATGCTGGCATCGTTGCTCAGGCTGCACTTGATGTTTTCACAAAAGAGCCACCGGCTAAAGACAGCAAGCTCGTGCAGCACGAGAGGGTTACTGTGACACCTCATCTTGGAGCCAGTACCATGGAGGCTCAG GAAGGAGTTGCCATTGAAAT CGCTGAAGCTGTTGTTGGAGCTCTGAATGGAGAGCTTGCTGCTACTGCAGTCAATGCACCTATGGTTTCTGCTGAG GTTCTAACCGAGTTGAAACCATATGTGGTTCTAGCCGAGAAACTAGGAAGACTGGCAGTGCAATTGGTGGCCGGAGGAAGCGGTGTGAAAAACGTGAAAATCACATACGCCTCAGCAAGAGCCACTGACGATCTTGACACCAGACTTCTAAGAGCCATGATCACCAAGGGAATCATCGAGCCAATCTCTGACGTATATGTCAACTTGGTCAACGCTGATTTCACAGCCAAGCAGAGAGGTCTCAGACTCTCAGAGGAACGTTTTCTCTTGGATGGTTCACCAGAGAGCCCCTTGGAGACAATAACTGTCCAGCTAGGCAACGTGGAGTCCAAATTCGCCAGTTCATTGTCTGAATCAGGAGAGGTGAAAGTGGAAGGAAGGGTTAAAGACGGAGTCCCACATTTGACAAAGGTTGGATCGTTTGAGGTAGATGTGACTCTTGAAGGTAGTATCATATTGTGCAGGCAGGTGGATCAACCTGGTATGATTGGAACAGTCGGAAGCATCCTGGGAGAGTCTAACGTCAACGTTAACTTCATGAGCGTTGGGAGAATCGCACCGAGGAAGCAAGCGATTATGGCGATTGGAGTAGATGACCAACCAAGCAAGGATACACTAAAGAAGATTGGAGAAATCCCAGCGGTTGAGGAATTCGTTTTCCTCAAGCTCtag
- the LOC104729813 gene encoding stress enhanced protein 1, chloroplastic, whose product MALYQVSASLAFSLPNSGAIKLTTIANHSSSTCRVHVPQLAGSRSTFASGSPLLPLKLSMTRRGGNRAATVSIRSEQSTEGSSGLDIWLGRGAMIGFAVAITVEITTGKGLLENFGVASPLPTVALAVTALVGVLTAVFIFQSSSKN is encoded by the exons atggcctTGTATCAAGTCTCTGCGTCTCTCGCCTTCTCTCTTCCCA ATTCTGGCGCAATAAAGCTAACCACAATCGCAAACCATAGTTCTTCTACTTGTAGGGTTCATGTTCCGCAACTTGCTGGAAGCAGATCCACCTTCGCTTCTGGTTCTCCTCTCT TGCCATTGAAGTTGAGTATGACTCGTAGAGGAGGAAACAGAGCAGCAACAGTTTCAATTAGAAGTGAGCAAAGTACAGAAGGAAGCAGTGGTTTGGACATATGGCTTGGTCGTGGCGCCATGATTGGCTTTGCTGTTGCCATTACTGTTGAGATTACCACTGGTAAAGGACTTCTTGAG AATTTTGGAGTAGCAAGTCCATTGCCTACGGTTGCTTTAGCTGTTACAGCATTGGTTGGTGTTTTAACTGCGGTTTTTATCTTCCAATCTTCTTCTAaaaactga
- the LOC104729814 gene encoding uncharacterized protein LOC104729814, translating to MTRSVPNFPLLILAVTLSLSSYLLDVVRSDDPKPIRREIYEGGKIYDISHRYTPEMPAWSSSEGLGESFLRLAASMKNGSFANVSEMKLSVHSGTHVDAPGHFWDNYYDAGFDTDSLDLQVLNGPALLVDVPRDKNITAEIMESLHIPRGVRRVLFRTSNTDKRLMFKKEFDSSFAGFVTDGAKWLVENTDIKLIGLDYLSFAAFEESPATHRVILKGRDIIPVEALKLDGVEVGTYSLHCLPLRLVGAEGAPTRCILIK from the exons ATGACCCGCTCCGTCCCCAATTTCCCTCTCCTCATCCTCGCCgttacactctctctctcttcttatctCCTCGACGTCGTCCGCTCCGATGATCCGAAACCAATCCGCCGAGAGATTTATGAAGGAGGTAAGATATACGACATCAGCCACCGTTACACGCCGGAGATGCCAGCTTGGTCATCTTCCGAAGGATTGGGAGAGTCTTTCCTGAGATTAGCCGCGAGTATGAAGAACGGATCTTTCGCCAACGTGTCTGAGATGAAACTGTCTGTTCACTCAGGAACTCATGTGGATGCTCCAGGTCACTTCTGGGATAATTATTACGACGCTGGTTTTGATACCGATTCACTCGACCTCCAAGTCCTAAATg GTCCTGCTCTGTTGGTTGATGTTCCTAGAGACAAGAACATTACTG cTGAGATTATGGAATCGCTTCATATTCCAAGAGGAGTTCGTCGTGTGCTCTTTAGAACCTCTAACACTGACAA GCGGCTTATGTTTAAGAAAGAGTTTGATTCAAGCTTTGCTGGGTTCGTGACTGATGGGGCGAAATGGTTGGTTGAGAACACAGACATCAAACTTATTG GGCTAGACTATCTTTCCTTTGCTGCTTTTGAGGAATCACCTGCAACACACAGGGTTATTCTTAAAGGACGG GATATAATCCCTGTGGAAGCACTGAAGCTGGATGGTGTGGAGGTAGGAACATACTCGCTTCATTGCTTACCGTTGAGATTGGTTGGAGCCGAAGGAGCACCGACTAGATGTATTCTCATCAAGTGA